tcgtgttgtactctaaaatacctcttatttgtgccccatattgcaattcgtcctatttgctttacttccaaagacatttcatttcagGCCCATATTGCTAGGAGCGGCCCCACAagaacttggtcccacatttcgatatcagattcgtattctaaactcaaataccttttatttaggccccatattgccatggacagtaaataagtcctgtttgaagtgttttggggaaggaatgAACTCCCACAtatggataccagattcgtatgtacgcgtaaatacctttcatttcagtcccatattgtcgtagttggtctatttatatatttttggggttggggcggtctcCTTAGGTACCGCCTTTTAAGTTACTCTAAGagaccacacaaaatttcgctcaaatcgctctacccacctccgagatctggcgttttctgaaaattagggtaagggggagggtccgcttccccctacagatatcaaaaaatgtagtacctaaTTTTtaccacaggatcattatgcactatctgtgaacatttcaagaaaatctgttcagccgtttttgagtctatacggaacagacaaaccaacaaacaaaaacaaattgatttttatatataagaaatatGAATCCATGTACTGCCTATgtaattaacaaattttttgtaatatttttttttagaaaaagttaaaaaaactgaaacaaaaatcaaatgGTTTCTCGGACCCCTTTGAGGAGAACGATGATGATGTAGCACGCATTGCAAAAGAATTAGAAAGAAAATATGGAAATGCGTACGTAAGTGGAAGAGGAAAAAACAAAAGGGATGAAATTGATATAGGACTGGGTTACGACGAATCTGATTCGTTTATTGATAACACAGAAGCGGTAAGTTGAATTTTTCACCAAAGTATCCACATGTACCCTTACTCATGTAAAAAGTTTTCCATTTTAGTATGATGAAATGATACCCGATGAAGTTGAAACAATAGAGGGAGGTTTCTACATCAACTGTGGAGCACTAGAGTTCAAAAAACTTCATACCGAGTCCACGACAACGAAAACCgatgaaattattaaaatgccAGATCGTCCCAGAAAGAGAGTAATATCGTCGTCCTCATCGGAGGAGTCCTCTTCTTCAGACGATGAAGATgaggacgatgatgatgattctgaagatgatgacgatgatgatgaagacTCGGCTGAAGAAGCTTCTGTAGAAActacaaaatcaaaatcaagCTCATCCGCTGCTCCTGCTGCATCCACTGCTGCAGTAGTTCCTATAGACAAAAAGACAAAAGCAACCTCAAATTCGAGCAAAAAGAAAACCATAGTTACGCCTGCAGAAAATGGCAATGCggcgaaaaaaagaaaaatcaaaaacgTTAAAAGTGCCGTTTCGACAGGTTCCTCTTCAAATTCTCCTAAACCTCCCACTGATGATTTGGCTTCAGATTCTGAGCGTGAACGTAATGCCAAGAAAATTGAGAAAACTACCACAGTCAAAGATATGCTCAAAGCTCAAAGAGATAATTTCCTAAAGTCTCAAACAGGCAACGATCCGAAATCAGCTATAAGCAAGCAAAAAGGTAAGTCTTCAGCAGAGGAAGCGGAATCTAGCGAAGGATCggacgacgacgatgatgatgatgatgacgatgaaagTGACAACAACAGCGATTCTAATCAAAGCGCCTCAAAGGCTAAGAAAGATAAAAAGTCAGCTTCGAGCAATGAAGAAAATCATGGAAATGAAAGTGAGTTTGTTGTACCAATTGACAATCcccagataaaaaaaaattcttgttaCCTTTTTAGAAATAAGATCTGCAGATACTAAGCTACCCGAAATGGAGGCGGACGTTTTGGCCAGCATTATCGATTTTCGTGATGGTTTAAGATCTAAAAATCTTACTGGCAAAAAGATTCAATTCGATGAGGCCCTATCCGAAAGTTTACTCAAGTAAGTCCCTCTTACTATTAAATTTAAACTTactattaaatatttgttttcgctCTTAGAATTGATGATTCTTTGTTGTGCATTGATAAAGCGGATCGCAGCAGTGTATATGCTCATATGGAGTATCAACTTTCTTTACCCAAATACTTCTTCTTCCGTAAAGCGAGACAGCTACGCGAAAGAGAGGAGAAAATGAAGAGTAAGCGAGCCTTCAACAAACTCCACAAAGCAGTTACAGAAACAATGCCCGCTGTCATAGCCAGTTATGATGCTGAACTAAGACGTTATGCCGAATTACAGTAAGTGTCTATAGTTATCCAAAAGTCTAAAAACTCaataataaatgttttatttaaggGCGGCAAATGTTAATTCCGATCAACCTCCAAAAATGCCAAAGAAAAAATTCCCTTGGAATCCAAATTTGAGGTAAGCCAACCTAAGCTATTGATCACTATCACATGCCTTAAATGGAATTTTATTTgccttttttctttagaaatctCCTATATGATGTCTATCAAGTACGATGGACTTCATATCCTGTTTTGGGGAAAAAGAAAGATACCTTGGAGGATTTTATCACCATCTATATGAGCAAAAAGGTTGTGGAAATATGGCCAAAGGGTTGGATGCGCTATGAGGAATTACAAAAGGAGATAGAAAAACGGAAAACGGCAGCTAAAAAGGCTAAAGAGAAGGCCGCCAAATTGGCCACTGCATCAACAGCGCCAGCTTCTCTTAATACTGCATCTAGCACAACACAGAATCCATCCCAAGAATGTAATCCACGTTCCAATACAAACTCTGATACAGAGTCTGTCGCCAGCAGTAGTGCATCATCGGGTTTGAAACGAAAAAATCCTGAGCCAGGTCCTAGCAAAACAAAACCGAAAGCGGCTAAATTGAATGGTGAACAACAAAAGTCCAAGAATATTCCTGTTGGCCTGGATTTGACATCACCCAATAAGAAAACGGATCACAGCATTAATCACATAATATCCCCAACTTCAGCTGCCACGAGTACGGCTGCCATGGCAACTGCTTCTTCAATATTTAGTTCAACCGTTGCTGCTCTATCTCAACCCTTGAAACATTCCAATAATACACATGTTATTGATCTCGACAATTATACATGTCCTAATGATATAATGCAGCAGGCAGCAGCCGCTAATGCAGCCCTAGCTTCGTATGCACTTTCTAATGCCGCCTCTCTGAATcacacaacagcagcagctgctGCTGCGCCCTCATCACGGCGAGAAAGCAGCGGGGACTCCGAAATAGAAATCGTTGGCTTTTATCCAGCGACCAAAAAtgcaaatagaaaacaaaagacTAACAGCCGCAGCGGCACTCCAAATTCGAATCCATCTGGAGGCGAAAAGACttacaataacaataataacaatagaAATTCAAAGAAGTCACTACCCCCAAACTCAACAGTAACTTCGGGAGCTTTGAATTTGCTTGGCGTTGAGGGTTACAATAAGATGGTTAATGCATTCATGGATTTGGGTGAggtaggtataaaaacaaatttaaacaattgTAAGTTTGGCTGGTCCggactacacagaaaaaaaaatattacgtttttttttaattaaatatttaattgaaaataaaaatgttttcaattgaaaaaataattgaatcaataattttttttattgaatccggatttttcaaaaattaaggaaattttcaattaaaaattttattgattcaatcatttggATTGAACCTGAACTTTTTTCAATAACGAGggtgattaaaatttttgtcattttcaattaaaaagttgattgattcaataatttttttatttagttgaaTCCAAACTTTTATCAAGTACGACTGTGATCGAAAATTGATTGATTcaatcgatatcagattcgtggtccactcccaaatacctttcatttgagcctcatatttccattgtcggcaaacatggccggtttgtaGTGTTTTGGGCGatgaggcggccactcagtgactttgtCTGAAAATATGtgtcatattcgtgttctactctaaaatacctcttatttgagccccatattgcaatggtcagcaaatacttcctacatgggtggtgttatggggggtggccccatagacactttcccgaacattgatatcagatttgtgctttactcccaaagacctctcatttgagcctcatcgcaaatttgtcctcttgcggggatgtttttttttttttttggggggggggggcggctgccttccaaacacttggtcccatttttggatatcagattcgtattttacactcaaatagcttttatttaagctccggCCCCCCTAtgaaccccatccgaaatttggatatcaaaatttttgttattaggttactacaaaacaaaacacacaaaattttgcctaaatcgcaccacccatttccgagatctggcgtttctgaaaataagggtaagggggatggCCCGCCCccgttcagatatcaaaaaatgtttttgatatctgacgggaacattatgcaccatctgtggaaatttcaagaagatcggttcagccattttaagtctatacggaacatacatacaaacaaacaagcacaaattgattttgctgcgcccgataatgctatgttggagaaaaaTACTCTTAATTTGGACTTggtctcaaagacctttcatttaagatccatactgccatggtcggtaaatatgtccgatttgaggggttttttgggggttgggtgacccacgaaacacttagtcccacaattggatatcatatccgctttctactttcaaatacctttaatttgatacccatattgtagtgatgggtctataaatccgtttggtgggttttgaggGTGGGCGGCTCTCCTAGGCAACCCACctcagattttttattttaggttAATGTGAGtatgccaacaaaatttcgcttaaatcgccctacccatctccggGATCTGGTGTTTATGAAAAAGGCCCGTCTTACAGTGAGAAagttaaaaatattataaatatattgCAAACAACTGCAACGAAGACATAAtgaagataaatgctgtatgatctgttttaaccactctgccctctttctgctcatgttggcttctccaaattagcgccatttactggctattttcaactaaatccatttgaaacagactttgaaaacagccagtaggtGGCGCTaaattaaatgttagtgctactactcGCTTGTTGTGTCTTAACGACTATAACATTgattgtggtagttgtcaatAAATGAcaacctattaaatagtcatcatttagtcttttttttaatcaaataaacgattttctgtggtaaagaactaattttccagtctatatatttgttgcggtggcgatagttcttactattaaaccatgttaAACTTTTAAACATAAAgtattgcccagcagcacgtcgtttggtcttgtctatcgatgagctaaaaatggttgcaatcttaacgttaaggtttgccaCTCCTCCTACCATACTGACCGTCATAATTTTTGgtgtatggcggcctacatttatttgtgtccccacacagtgtcctgttaggtcattatgattgatcgaccgttttgaggtgaggtggttcgctagatatatgagcagaataaagatatcagattcgtagtccacaaccccatctgccacttgagcacatatttgaatgacgcactctattcaaaaatatctatcatttgatcccccattgttttaattgttCAAATAAACTATTGAAGGCGATTTTTGGAgggtaaagcgccacctagattcttggacacaaagtttaatgtcatatcaTAATCatcacccaaatacctttcatttgaagtcttatatagctatgatcgaaTAAAATTcgcaatcttctcccgaatacctttcatttgaatcccatattgatatatacAATATGTTTATTTGAAGAACTTTTGGGGTTGGTGTGGCCCCGGGATTTCTTggacttttaataccatattcgtattctactctctaatacctttcatttgatacccattgtcCCGATCTGTCATccttgattttggttggtgtttttggggtaacgggggagggtccgccccttccaatatcaactaATGATAtgtagcctattcctccttcctgaccatattcgtaatctacccccgaataactttcattggagtcccatatggtcattatcgtccaaaatGCCTACTTCAATGGGTTTTGGCGTCGGGGCAACCCCCTATGTacatggacccaaattttgatataaaatttgtattatactcccgtatacctttcatttgagttccacattgcccgatcggtccacttttatttttggtggtaCTCTtcggaaggccaccgtagcgcggaagttatcatgtccgcctatgacgctgaacgcatgggttcaaatcctggcgaggccatcagacaaaattttcagcggtggttttcccctcctaatgctggcaacatttgggaggtactatgccatgtaaaacttctctctctcgcactgcggcacaccgttcggactcggctataaaaaggaggccccttatcattgagcttaaacttcaatcggactgcactcattgatatgagtgaagtttacccctgttcctttgtggaatgttcatgggcaaaatttgcaattttactcttcgggtaagggggagggtcggcccctcttcagatatcaaaaaattatatatcctattgctccttccggactaCTTCCCACAATCcgtgaaaatttaaaagaaatcagttcagccgtttttgagtctatacggaacaaacaattttacaaacccacatacaaacaaacaaacagaaattcatttttatatattgggttgcccaaaaagtaattgcggattttttaaaagaaagtaaatgcatttttaataaaacttagaatgaactttaattaaatatactttttttacacttttttgctaaagcaagctaaaagtaacagctgataactgacagaagaaagaatgcaattacagagtcacaagctgtgataaaatttgtcaacgccgactatatgaaaaatccgcaattactttttgggcaacccaatatatagaagATATATGTATAGAGAAGGAAATTGAACTCGAACTTAAAGATATTAACAAAAGTTTAAATAATAGTTCCAGCAGGCTTTAATGTTACACAACTGTAAGAAACTGTTGtcggaaaaaataaattttctgtagTAGTTTGAAGTAGTTTCTTTTCGCCTATCTCAAATTTAACCCTTAATTTTAACcttaacattaaaaaataaaatatggttttataaaaggaaaaaaaattgttttatacaagaaaaaaaaagaaaattttgctttataaaagaaaaaaaaaataaaatttcgttttataaaagaaaaaaaatttacaacaattttATCCTGTCTGCTAAGTCTGATCTTAGCGAATTGTTAAAAAAGCacgtttacttatttttttttgttttttttttaaacagcaTTTACAAGTTCAACCAATTTTAAAAGCGACAGCAGCTCAAAAGTCAACACAACCGCCGTCGTCCTCGTCATCAGCAATGCCCTCAAATATGCCGCATCAATGACCCAAAACACCGTTGAGGAATCGCACAACGTCGCCAAACGCCTTGGGTTTAATATCTACTCCACCACCATT
This Stomoxys calcitrans chromosome 2, idStoCalc2.1, whole genome shotgun sequence DNA region includes the following protein-coding sequences:
- the LOC106095713 gene encoding yemanuclein, producing MSDPKRVTLTTISSTVSSSLMTAGSSRFGADFLAPADKIAPSATVTKNGNKTLRLKVELFQTDCNKYPEFDYAKLLHVEKKKLKKLKQKSNGFSDPFEENDDDVARIAKELERKYGNAYVSGRGKNKRDEIDIGLGYDESDSFIDNTEAYDEMIPDEVETIEGGFYINCGALEFKKLHTESTTTKTDEIIKMPDRPRKRVISSSSSEESSSSDDEDEDDDDDSEDDDDDDEDSAEEASVETTKSKSSSSAAPAASTAAVVPIDKKTKATSNSSKKKTIVTPAENGNAAKKRKIKNVKSAVSTGSSSNSPKPPTDDLASDSERERNAKKIEKTTTVKDMLKAQRDNFLKSQTGNDPKSAISKQKGKSSAEEAESSEGSDDDDDDDDDDESDNNSDSNQSASKAKKDKKSASSNEENHGNEKIRSADTKLPEMEADVLASIIDFRDGLRSKNLTGKKIQFDEALSESLLKIDDSLLCIDKADRSSVYAHMEYQLSLPKYFFFRKARQLREREEKMKSKRAFNKLHKAVTETMPAVIASYDAELRRYAELQAANVNSDQPPKMPKKKFPWNPNLRNLLYDVYQVRWTSYPVLGKKKDTLEDFITIYMSKKVVEIWPKGWMRYEELQKEIEKRKTAAKKAKEKAAKLATASTAPASLNTASSTTQNPSQECNPRSNTNSDTESVASSSASSGLKRKNPEPGPSKTKPKAAKLNGEQQKSKNIPVGLDLTSPNKKTDHSINHIISPTSAATSTAAMATASSIFSSTVAALSQPLKHSNNTHVIDLDNYTCPNDIMQQAAAANAALASYALSNAASLNHTTAAAAAAPSSRRESSGDSEIEIVGFYPATKNANRKQKTNSRSGTPNSNPSGGEKTYNNNNNNRNSKKSLPPNSTVTSGALNLLGVEGYNKMVNAFMDLGEHLQVQPILKATAAQKSTQPPSSSSSAMPSNMPHQ